One part of the Marmota flaviventris isolate mMarFla1 chromosome 4, mMarFla1.hap1, whole genome shotgun sequence genome encodes these proteins:
- the Fxyd4 gene encoding FXYD domain-containing ion transport regulator 4 isoform X6 yields the protein MGRGGCRNPRSLTSSLQPAGVLPWAGPLGLKSRNPPGLSIAQQAPQNSVHLAQVSSRDPEAQRSNLLSHKTGLPVLRANMLFDKDSPFYYGGKCKCKCNQTPSPLPEKTTPLITPGSANTC from the exons ATGGGGAGGGGTGGCTGCAGGAATCCAAGGAGTCTGACCAGTTCCCTCCAGCCTGCTGGTGTGTTGCCCTGGGCGGGGCCCCTGGGTTTAAAGAGCCGGAACCCACCTGGGCTGTCCATAGCCCAGCAGGCTCCTCAGAACTCTGTGCACCTGGCTCAGGTGAGCTCTCGG GACCCTGAAGCCCAGAGAAGCAACTTGCTGAGTCACAAAACTG GCCTGCCTGTCTTGAGAGCCAACATGCTGTTCG aTAAAGATAGTCCCTTCTACTATG GTGGCAAATGCAAATGCAAGTGCAATCAGACCCCCAG TCCCTTACCTGAAAAAACCACTCCACTCATCACTCCAG GCTCTGCCAATACCTGCTGA
- the Fxyd4 gene encoding FXYD domain-containing ion transport regulator 4 isoform X5, producing MGRGGCRNPRSLTSSLQPAGVLPWAGPLGLKSRNPPGLSIAQQAPQNSVHLAQVSSRDPEAQRSNLLSHKTGLPVLRANMLFGGKCKCKCNQTPSPLPEKTTPLITPGGNQPVKVKGNSMAL from the exons ATGGGGAGGGGTGGCTGCAGGAATCCAAGGAGTCTGACCAGTTCCCTCCAGCCTGCTGGTGTGTTGCCCTGGGCGGGGCCCCTGGGTTTAAAGAGCCGGAACCCACCTGGGCTGTCCATAGCCCAGCAGGCTCCTCAGAACTCTGTGCACCTGGCTCAGGTGAGCTCTCGG GACCCTGAAGCCCAGAGAAGCAACTTGCTGAGTCACAAAACTG GCCTGCCTGTCTTGAGAGCCAACATGCTGTTCG GTGGCAAATGCAAATGCAAGTGCAATCAGACCCCCAG TCCCTTACCTGAAAAAACCACTCCACTCATCACTCCAG GAGGGAACCAGCCTGTCAAGGTGAAAGGAAACAGCATGGCACTCTGA
- the Fxyd4 gene encoding FXYD domain-containing ion transport regulator 4 isoform X2, with translation MGRGGCRNPRSLTSSLQPAGVLPWAGPLGLKSRNPPGLSIAQQAPQNSVHLAQVSSRDPEAQRSNLLSHKTGLPVLRANMLFDKDSPFYYDWESLQLGGLIFAGLFCVAGCAMALSGKCKCKCNQTPSPLPEKTTPLITPGGNQPVKVKGNSMAL, from the exons ATGGGGAGGGGTGGCTGCAGGAATCCAAGGAGTCTGACCAGTTCCCTCCAGCCTGCTGGTGTGTTGCCCTGGGCGGGGCCCCTGGGTTTAAAGAGCCGGAACCCACCTGGGCTGTCCATAGCCCAGCAGGCTCCTCAGAACTCTGTGCACCTGGCTCAGGTGAGCTCTCGG GACCCTGAAGCCCAGAGAAGCAACTTGCTGAGTCACAAAACTG GCCTGCCTGTCTTGAGAGCCAACATGCTGTTCG aTAAAGATAGTCCCTTCTACTATG ACTGGGAAAGCCTGCAGCTGGGTGGGCTGATCTTCGCAGGTCTCTTCTGTGTCGCTGGATGTGCCATGGCCCTGA GTGGCAAATGCAAATGCAAGTGCAATCAGACCCCCAG TCCCTTACCTGAAAAAACCACTCCACTCATCACTCCAG GAGGGAACCAGCCTGTCAAGGTGAAAGGAAACAGCATGGCACTCTGA
- the Hnrnpf gene encoding heterogeneous nuclear ribonucleoprotein F has protein sequence MMLGPEGGEGFVVKLRGLPWSCSIEDVQNFLSDCTIHDGVAGVHFIYTREGRQSGEAFVELESEDDVKMALKKDRESMGHRYIEVFKSHRTEMDWVLKHSGPNSADTANDGFVRLRGLPFGCTKEEIVQFFSGLEIVPNGITLPVDPEGKITGEAFVQFASQELAEKALGKHKERIGHRYIEVFKSSQEEVRSYSDPPLKFMSVQRPGPYDRPGTARRYIGIVKQAGLERMRSGAYSAGYGGYEEYSGLSDGYGFTTDLFGRDLSYCLSGMYDHRYGDGEFTVQSTTGHCVHMRGLPYKATENDIYNFFSPLNPVRVHIEIGPDGRVTGEADVEFATHEEAVAAMSKDRANMQHRYIELFLNSTTGASNGAYSSQVMQGMGVSAAQATYSGLESQSVSGCYGAGYSGQNSMGGYD, from the coding sequence ATGATGCTGGGCCCTGAGGGAGGTGAAGGTTTTGTGGTCAAACTCCGTGGCCTGCCCTGGTCCTGCTCAATTGAGGACGTGCAGAACTTTCTCTCCGACTGCACAATTCACGATGGGGTTGCAGGTGTCCATTTCATTTACACTAGAGAAGGCAGGCAGAGTGGTGAGGCTTTTGTTGAACTTGAATCAGAAGATGATGTAAAAATGGCCCTGAAAAAAGACAGGGAAAGCATGGGACACCGATACATCGAGGTGTTCAAGTCACACAGAACCGAGATGGATTGGGTGTTGAAGCACAGTGGTCCAAACAGCGCCGACACTGCCAATGACGGCTTCGTGCGGCTTCGGGGACTCCCGTTTGGATGCACAAAGGAAGAAATCGTTCAGTTCTTCTCAGGGTTGGAAATTGTGCCAAACGGGATCACATTGCCTGTGGACCCCGAGGGCAAGATTACAGGGGAGGCCTTCGTGCAGTTTGCCTCACAGGAATTAGCTGAAAAGGCTCTAGGGAAGCACAAGGAGAGAATAGGGCATAGGTATATCGAAGTGTTTAAGAGCAGTcaggaggaagttaggtcatatTCTGATCCGCCTCTGAAGTTCATGTCTGTGCAGCGGCCGGGGCCCTATGACCGGCCAGGCACAGCCCGGAGGTACATTGGCATCGTGAAGCAGGCGGGCCTGGAGAGGATGAGGTCTGGTGCCTACAGTGCAGGCTATGGGGGCTATGAGGAGTACAGCGGCCTGAGTGATGGCTACGGCTTTACCACCGACCTGTTTGGGAGAGACCTCAGTTACTGTCTCTCAGGAATGTATGACCATAGATATGGAGATGGTGAATTCACAGTGCAGAGCACCACTGGCCACTGTGTCCACATGAGGGGGCTGCCCTACAAAGCAACAGAGAACGACATTTACAACTTCTTCTCTCCACTCAACCCTGTGAGAGTCCATATTGAGATTGGCCCTGATGGTAGAGTGACGGGCGAAGCAGATGTTGAGTTTGCCACCCATGAAGAAGCTGTGGCAGCTATGTCAAAAGACAGGGCCAACATGCAGCACAGATACATAGAACTCTTCCTGAATTCAACAACAGGGGCCAGCAATGGGGCTTATAGCAGCCAGGTGATGCAGGGCATGGGGGTGTCAGCTGCCCAGGCCACCTATAGTGGCCTGGAGAGCCAGTCAGTGAGTGGCTGTTATGGGGCCGGCTATAGCGGTCAGAACAGCATGGGTGGATATGACTAG
- the Fxyd4 gene encoding FXYD domain-containing ion transport regulator 4 isoform X4, translating into MGRGGCRNPRSLTSSLQPAGVLPWAGPLGLKSRNPPGLSIAQQAPQNSVHLAQVSSRDPEAQRSNLLSHKTGLPVLRANMLFDKDSPFYYGGKCKCKCNQTPSPLPEKTTPLITPGGNQPVKVKGNSMAL; encoded by the exons ATGGGGAGGGGTGGCTGCAGGAATCCAAGGAGTCTGACCAGTTCCCTCCAGCCTGCTGGTGTGTTGCCCTGGGCGGGGCCCCTGGGTTTAAAGAGCCGGAACCCACCTGGGCTGTCCATAGCCCAGCAGGCTCCTCAGAACTCTGTGCACCTGGCTCAGGTGAGCTCTCGG GACCCTGAAGCCCAGAGAAGCAACTTGCTGAGTCACAAAACTG GCCTGCCTGTCTTGAGAGCCAACATGCTGTTCG aTAAAGATAGTCCCTTCTACTATG GTGGCAAATGCAAATGCAAGTGCAATCAGACCCCCAG TCCCTTACCTGAAAAAACCACTCCACTCATCACTCCAG GAGGGAACCAGCCTGTCAAGGTGAAAGGAAACAGCATGGCACTCTGA
- the Fxyd4 gene encoding FXYD domain-containing ion transport regulator 4 isoform X1 produces MGRGGCRNPRSLTSSLQPAGVLPWAGPLGLKSRNPPGLSIAQQAPQNSVHLAQVSSRDPEAQRSNLLSHKTGLPVLRANMLFDKDSPFYYDWESLQLGGLIFAGLFCVAGCAMALSGKCKCKCNQTPSPLPEKTTPLITPDSGECWCDGWLLRKEEGKKSSA; encoded by the exons ATGGGGAGGGGTGGCTGCAGGAATCCAAGGAGTCTGACCAGTTCCCTCCAGCCTGCTGGTGTGTTGCCCTGGGCGGGGCCCCTGGGTTTAAAGAGCCGGAACCCACCTGGGCTGTCCATAGCCCAGCAGGCTCCTCAGAACTCTGTGCACCTGGCTCAGGTGAGCTCTCGG GACCCTGAAGCCCAGAGAAGCAACTTGCTGAGTCACAAAACTG GCCTGCCTGTCTTGAGAGCCAACATGCTGTTCG aTAAAGATAGTCCCTTCTACTATG ACTGGGAAAGCCTGCAGCTGGGTGGGCTGATCTTCGCAGGTCTCTTCTGTGTCGCTGGATGTGCCATGGCCCTGA GTGGCAAATGCAAATGCAAGTGCAATCAGACCCCCAG TCCCTTACCTGAAAAAACCACTCCACTCATCACTCCAG ACTCAGGAGAATGTTGGTGTGATGGATGGCTtctgagaaaggaggagggaaaaaaaagctcTGCCTGA
- the Fxyd4 gene encoding FXYD domain-containing ion transport regulator 4 isoform X3 → MGRGGCRNPRSLTSSLQPAGVLPWAGPLGLKSRNPPGLSIAQQAPQNSVHLAQVSSRDPEAQRSNLLSHKTGLPVLRANMLFDKDSPFYYDWESLQLGGLIFAGLFCVAGCAMALSGKCKCKCNQTPSPLPEKTTPLITPGSANTC, encoded by the exons ATGGGGAGGGGTGGCTGCAGGAATCCAAGGAGTCTGACCAGTTCCCTCCAGCCTGCTGGTGTGTTGCCCTGGGCGGGGCCCCTGGGTTTAAAGAGCCGGAACCCACCTGGGCTGTCCATAGCCCAGCAGGCTCCTCAGAACTCTGTGCACCTGGCTCAGGTGAGCTCTCGG GACCCTGAAGCCCAGAGAAGCAACTTGCTGAGTCACAAAACTG GCCTGCCTGTCTTGAGAGCCAACATGCTGTTCG aTAAAGATAGTCCCTTCTACTATG ACTGGGAAAGCCTGCAGCTGGGTGGGCTGATCTTCGCAGGTCTCTTCTGTGTCGCTGGATGTGCCATGGCCCTGA GTGGCAAATGCAAATGCAAGTGCAATCAGACCCCCAG TCCCTTACCTGAAAAAACCACTCCACTCATCACTCCAG GCTCTGCCAATACCTGCTGA